A stretch of Vigna radiata var. radiata cultivar VC1973A unplaced genomic scaffold, Vradiata_ver6 scaffold_201, whole genome shotgun sequence DNA encodes these proteins:
- the LOC106754719 gene encoding defensin-like protein 1 encodes MEMRKSCAIFFLLLLLVFASQVVVQTEGRVCESQSHGFKGPCNGDHNCALVCRNEGFSGGNCRGFRRRCFCTKIC; translated from the exons ATGGAGATGAGGAAATCATGTGCCATTTTCTTCTTGCTCCTTCTTCTGGTCTTTGCTTCCC AGGTGGTGGTGCAGACGGAGGGAAGAGTGTGCGAGTCACAGAGCCACGGGTTCAAGGGTCCGTGTAATGGAGACCATAACTGTGCTCTGGTATGCAGGAACGAAGGTTTCTCCGGTGGCAACTGCAGAGGCTTCCGCCGACGATGCTTCTGCACCAAGATCTGCTGA